The following are from one region of the Nicotiana tomentosiformis chromosome 7, ASM39032v3, whole genome shotgun sequence genome:
- the LOC138895791 gene encoding uncharacterized protein — MGKLAKWQIWLSEFDIVYVTQKAVKGQALAYHLAENLVDEEYEPLKMYFPDEEVSFVGEDITKAYDGWRMFFDGAANFKGVGIGTVLVSKIGKHYPVSAKLRFPCTNNIAVYEACILGLRLTIDMNIQELLVIGDSDLLVHQGLGERAMKNTKILPYLHCVQELIKSTGQEFYRSYPNKDSETVAYCAHVEEEIDGNPWFHDIKKYLEKGEYPEIATHTQKRMLRRLANHFFQIGGILYIRTHDLGLLGCVDAKKASRFLEEIHVVT, encoded by the exons ATGGgaaagttagcaaaatggcaaataTGGTTGAGcgaattcgacatcgtctatgtaactcagaaggcagtcaaagggcaagcattggcatatcatctggcagaaaatctCGTAGACgaagaatacgaaccattgaaaatgtattttcccgatgaggaggtgtcatttgtaggagaagatatcaccaaggcatatgatggttggagaatgttcttcgacggagcagcaaacttcaaaggagtgggtatcggGACTGTCTTAGTATCAAAAATCGGCAaacactatccggtatccgcaaaactcaggtttccatgcaccaataatataGCAGTATATGAGGCTTGCATTTTGGGGCTTAGGTTGACCATTGACATGAATATTCAGGAActgctggtaatcggagattcagatcTTTTGGTGCACCAGGGTCTAGGGGAACGGGCTatgaagaacaccaaaatattgccatatttgcactgcgtacaagagctgatcaagag cACCGGACAAGAATTTtatcgatcctatcccaataaGGATTCAGAAACAGTTGCTtactgtgctcatgttgaagaagagattgacggaaatccatggttccacgacatcaagaaGTACCTGGAAAAGGGAGAATACCCAGAGATTGCTACCCATACTCAGAAGCGCATGCTTCGAAGattagccaaccatttctttcaaatcGGTGGAATTCTATATATAAGGACTCATGACCTGGGGTTACTAGggtgtgtcgatgccaagaaGGCATCCAGATTTCTCGAGGAAATACATGTCGTAACTTGA